From a region of the Anomalospiza imberbis isolate Cuckoo-Finch-1a 21T00152 chromosome 3, ASM3175350v1, whole genome shotgun sequence genome:
- the UBE2J1 gene encoding ubiquitin-conjugating enzyme E2 J1: MEARYNLKSPAVKRLMKEAAELKDPTDHYHAQPLEDNLFEWHFTVRGPPDSDFDGGIYHGRIVLPPEYPMKPPSIILLTANGRFEVGKKICLSISGHHPETWQPSWSIRTALLAIIGFMPTKGEGAIGSLDYTPEERRALAKKSQDFCCEICGTSMKTALLPLTSGSVSSQADKEAKELARQISFKAEANSSRRSDAGPSNTSGLNHSAASREPQQDGAARAFADPTSATLETQSSSTVAGQEHTPAVSSTTTSMSPRQRRAQQQSQRRAATSTDFNRAQQPRANTNHTGSTVLIVLLTFALAALIFRRICLANEYVFEL; encoded by the exons ATGGAGGCCCGGTACAACCTCAAGAGCCCGG ctgtcaAACGTTTGATGAAAGAGGCTGCAGAACTGAAGGATCCTACAGATCATTATCATGCACAGCCTTTGGAG GATAATCTTTTTGAATGGCACTTCACTGTTAGAGGCCCTCCAGATTCAGATTTTGATGGAGGGATTTATCATGGGCGAATAGTGCTGCCACCTGAGTATCCCATGAAACCACCCAGCATTATTTTGCTGACG GCAAATGGcaggtttgaagtggggaaGAAAATTTGTTTAAGCATCTCAGGGCACCATCCTGAAACATGGCAGCCTTCGTGGAGTA TAAGAACAGCTTTACTAGCTATCATTGGATTTATGCCAACCAAAGGTGAAGGAGCAATAGGATCTCTAGATTACACACCAGAAGAAAGAAGAGCTCTTGCAAAGAA GTCACAAGACTTCTGTTGTGAAATTTGTGGCACATCTATGAAGACAGCCCTCTTACCACTGACATCTGGAAGTGTGTCAAGCCAGGCAGACAAGGAGGCTAAAGAACTTGCCAGACAAATTAGCTTCAAG GCAGAGGCCAATTCATCCAGGCGATCTGATGCTGGACCCTCAAACACATCAGGACTGAACCATTCTGCTGCTTCACGTGAGCCCCAGCAGGATGGTGCAGCTAGAGCATTCGCAGATCCAACAAGTGCGACG CTTGAAACTCAGAGCAGCAGTACAGTGGCTGGCCAGGAGCATACTCCAGCTGTGTCGAGCACCACCACCTCGATGAGTCCTCGGCAGCGCCGTGcgcagcagcagagccagagacGGGCCGCAACTTCAACCGACTTCAACCGGGCACAGCAGCCCAGAGCCAACACCAACCACACGGGGTCAACCGTGCTCATCGTCCTGCTGACCTTTGCTCTGGCAGCTCTCATATTTCGTAGAATATGTTTGGCTAACGAGTATGTATTTGAGTTATAA